A region of Procambarus clarkii isolate CNS0578487 chromosome 93, FALCON_Pclarkii_2.0, whole genome shotgun sequence DNA encodes the following proteins:
- the LOC123749302 gene encoding uncharacterized protein, translating to MKGDNYNWEDKVVIGCEEEEEELLKTKIRRKTDKESIDPVPRFPRPRSTLPRPRSTLPQTPFHASPDPVPRFPRPRSTLPQTPFHASPDPVPRFPRPRSTLPQTPFHAFPDPVPRFPDPVPRFPRPRSTLPQTPFHASPDPVPRFPRPRSTLPQTPFHASPDPVPRFPRPRSTLPQTPFHASQTPFHASPDPVPRFPRPRSTLPQTPFHASPDPVPRFPRPRSTLPRPRSTLPQTPFHASPDPVPRFPRPRSTLPQTPFHASPDPVPRFPRPRSTLPQTPFHASPDPVPRFPRPRSTLPRPRSTLPQTPFHASPDPVPRFPRPRSTLPQTPFHASPDPVPRFPRPRSTLPQTPFHASPDPVPRFPSPRSPLPRPRSTLPQTPFHASPDPVPRFPRPRSTLPQTPFHASPDPVPRFPRPRSTLPQTPFHASPDPVPRFPRPRSTLPQTPFHASQTPFHASPDPVPRFPRPRSTLPQTPFHASPDPVPRFPDPVPRFPDPVPRFPDPVPRFPDLGIFQEREQPGKGWEL from the exons ATGAAAGGCGATAATTATAATTGGGAAGATAAGGTTGTTATAGGatgcgaagaggaggaggaggaactacTAAAGACGAAGATAAGGAGGAAGACTGATAAGGAGTCGATAG ACCCCGTTCCACGCTTCCCCAGACCCCGTTCCACGCTTCCCAGACCCCGTTCCACGCTTCCCCAGACCCCGTTCCACGCTTCCCCAGACCCCGTTCCACGCTTCCCCAGACCCCGTTCCACGCTTCCCCAGACCCCGTTCCACGCTTCCCCAGACCCCGTTCCACGCTTCCCCAGACCCCGTTCCACGCTTCCCCAGACCCCGTTCCACGCTTTCCCAGACCCCGTTCCACGCTTCCCCGACCCCGTTCCACGCTTCCCCAGACCCCGTTCCACGCTTCCCCAGACCCCGTTCCACGCTTCCCCAGACCCCGTTCCACGCTTCCCCAGACCCCGTTCCACGCTTCCCCAGACCCCGTTCCACGCTTCCCCAGACCCCGTTCCACGCTTCCCCAGACCCCGTTCCACGCTTCCCCAGACCCCGTTCCACGCTTCCCAGACCCCGTTCCACGCTTCCCCAGACCCCGTTCCACGCTTCCCCAGACCCCGTTCCACGCTTCCCCAGACCCCGTTCCACGCTTCCCCAGACCCCGTTCCACGCTTTCCCAGACCCCGTTCCACGCTTCCCAGACCCCGTTCCACGCTTCCCCAGACCCCGTTCCACGCTTCCCCAGACCCCGTTCCACGCTTCCCCAGACCCCGTTCCACGCTTCCCCAGACCCCGTTCCACGCTTCCCCAGACCCCGTTCCACGCTTCCCCAGACCCCGTTCCACGCTTCCCCAGACCCCGTTCCACGCTTCCCCAGACCCCGTTCCACGCTTTCCCAGACCCCGTTCCACGCTTCCCAGACCCCGTTCCACGCTTCCCCAGACCCCGTTCCACGCTTCCCCAGACCCCGTTCCACGCTTCCCCAGACCCCGTTCCACGCTTCCCCAGACCCCGTTCCACGCTTCCCCAGACCCCGTTCCACGCTTCCCCAGACCCCGTTCCACGCTTCCCCAGACCCCGTTCCACGCTTCCCCAGACCCCGTTCCACGCTTCCCCAGCCCCCGTTCCCCGCTTCCCAGACCCCGTTCCACGCTTCCCCAGACCCCGTTCCACGCTTCCCCAGACCCCGTTCCACGCTTCCCCAGACCCCGTTCCACGCTTCCCCAGACCCCGTTCCACGCTTCCCCAGACCCCGTTCCACGCTTCCCCAGACCCCGTTCCACGCTTCCCCAGACCCCGTTCCACGCTTCCCCAGACCCCGTTCCACGCTTCCCCAGACCCCGTTCCACGCTTCCCCAGACCCCGTTCCACGCTTCCCAGACCCCGTTCCACGCTTCCCCAGACCCCGTTCCACGCTTCCCCAGACCCCGTTCCACGCTTCCCCAGACCCCGTTCCACGCTTCCCCAGACCCCGTTCCACGCTTCCCAGACCCCGTTCCACGCTTCCCAGACCCCGTTCCACGCTTCCCAGACCCCGTTCCACGCTTCCCAGACCTCGGTATTTTTCAGGAGCGTGAGCAACCTGGCAAGGGCTGGGAGTTATAG
- the LOC138359843 gene encoding PPE family protein PPE10-like gives MGDSGPHVVATGDSGPHVVAMGDSGPHVVATGDSGPHVVATGDSGPHVVATGDSGPHVVATGDSGPHVVATGDSGPHVVATGDSGPHVVATGDSGPHVVATGDSGPMLLLRETPAPMLLLRETPAPMLLLRETPAPMLLLRETPAPMLLLRETPAPMLLLRETPAPMLLPV, from the coding sequence ATGGGAGACTCCGGCCCCCATGTTGTTGCTACGGGAGACTCCGGCCCCCATGTTGTTGCTATGGGAGACTCCGGCCCCCATGTTGTTGCTACGGGAGACTCCGGCCCCCATGTTGTTGCTACGGGAGACTCCGGCCCCCATGTTGTTGCTACGGGAGACTCCGGCCCCCATGTTGTTGCTACGGGAGACTCCGGCCCCCATGTTGTTGCTACGGGAGACTCCGGCCCCCATGTTGTTGCTACGGGAGACTCCGGCCCCCATGTTGTTGCTACGGGAGACTCCGGCCCCCATGTTGTTGCTACGGGAGACTCCGGCCCCATGTTGTTGCTACGGGAGACTCCGGCCCCCATGTTGTTGCTACGGGAGACTCCGGCCCCCATGTTGTTGCTACGGGAGACTCCGGCCCCCATGTTGTTGCTACGGGAGACTCCGGCCCCCATGTTGTTGCTACGGGAGACTCCGGCCCCCATGTTGTTGCTACGGGAGACTCCGGCCCCCATGTTGTTGCCTGTGTGA